Proteins co-encoded in one Pyxidicoccus xibeiensis genomic window:
- a CDS encoding acyl carrier protein, which yields MRNDIIQILSGELGMPAEELTPDVHLRGIAGMDSMKVLSIILKVEKKFGIEIPDDATFRMETVGQFLLLVETLAAPQSLQQAS from the coding sequence ATGCGGAACGACATCATCCAGATTCTGAGTGGCGAGCTGGGAATGCCAGCCGAGGAGCTGACGCCGGACGTGCACCTGCGGGGGATTGCGGGCATGGACTCCATGAAGGTGCTGTCCATCATCCTCAAGGTGGAGAAGAAGTTCGGCATCGAGATTCCGGACGACGCCACCTTCCGCATGGAGACGGTGGGGCAGTTCCTCCTGCTCGTCGAGACGCTGGCCGCGCCGCAATCGCTGCAGCAGGCGAGCTGA
- a CDS encoding PaaI family thioesterase, whose protein sequence is MDSGPARAPPPDPAPYGNCFGCAPGNMKGLRLTFRHDEAGRIHTDVCLGRDFESFPGIIHGGIVATVLDEVLARASLHVHRVPAMTVGLRLRYVKVMKTGQPYVAVAEVQSRDGELVRLSGRLESPVEGLVAAADATFMLLDAERMDAARHGLPEETLESFKRYMREVT, encoded by the coding sequence ATGGACTCCGGACCTGCTCGTGCGCCGCCGCCGGACCCCGCGCCCTATGGCAACTGCTTCGGCTGCGCGCCTGGGAACATGAAGGGCCTGCGCCTGACGTTCCGCCATGACGAGGCGGGGCGCATCCACACCGACGTGTGCCTGGGGCGGGACTTCGAGTCCTTCCCCGGCATCATCCACGGCGGAATCGTGGCCACGGTGCTGGACGAGGTGCTGGCCCGTGCCTCGCTGCACGTGCACCGCGTGCCGGCGATGACGGTGGGGCTGCGGCTTCGCTACGTGAAGGTGATGAAGACGGGCCAGCCCTACGTGGCGGTGGCCGAGGTGCAGTCGCGCGACGGCGAGCTGGTGCGCCTGTCGGGGCGGCTGGAGAGCCCGGTGGAAGGGCTGGTCGCGGCGGCGGATGCGACGTTCATGCTCCTGGACGCCGAGCGGATGGATGCGGCCCGTCACGGGCTGCCGGAAGAGACGCTGGAGAGCTTCAAACGCTACATGCGCGAGGTGACCTGA
- a CDS encoding ferritin-like domain-containing protein encodes MSALAASGVPAIAQTLPPSLMTPTAERLRAAWLSSRPLPGGTTDVTLPDGTRLLVDVVTPDSAREYLTRMGEDALVVAFLDEAADGQVPAPLRLLRDDPRFERVRIFLLGKDTRFLAAGGLGDLDVEAVLDAGELSAPGFTRALEQGLRAHRALGANPLIPRFYLDATFNKVFDWFENTRWTWADLGDFSKVDRSLLTDEEIDLLKESAIIEFGTLPGAHNFLREWGDEYSFSSWALSWGAEESRHSLVQCRYLEALGISVPAKHAMYKREPYPMGQDKAGTLMMNIISEARAAEYYKTLAAQTREPVLRNIWTVLGRDEGRHARAFLVFCKELCALNREHLQAALKMAYVWLADRSDGVKHPAGHFYPHSTSATGLKQVEKQNEGVTDRADARVFAMLRGLTNDEGLRTVRDLKRTLREMA; translated from the coding sequence ATGAGTGCGCTCGCGGCGAGCGGTGTGCCGGCTATTGCCCAGACTCTTCCTCCCTCCCTGATGACTCCCACGGCGGAGCGGCTTCGCGCCGCCTGGCTGAGCTCGAGGCCGCTGCCCGGCGGGACGACGGACGTCACGCTGCCGGACGGCACGCGCCTGCTGGTGGACGTCGTCACGCCCGACTCCGCGCGCGAGTACCTGACTCGCATGGGCGAGGACGCGCTCGTGGTGGCCTTCCTCGACGAGGCCGCGGACGGGCAGGTCCCCGCGCCGCTGCGGCTGCTGCGGGACGACCCTCGCTTCGAGCGCGTGCGCATCTTCCTGCTCGGCAAGGACACGCGCTTCCTGGCGGCGGGCGGGCTGGGAGACCTGGACGTCGAGGCCGTGCTGGACGCGGGCGAGCTGTCGGCCCCGGGCTTCACGCGGGCGCTGGAGCAGGGGCTGCGCGCGCACCGGGCGCTGGGCGCCAACCCGCTGATTCCGCGCTTCTACCTGGATGCGACGTTCAACAAGGTCTTCGACTGGTTCGAGAACACGCGCTGGACGTGGGCGGACCTGGGCGACTTCTCGAAGGTGGACCGCTCGCTGCTGACGGACGAGGAAATCGACCTCCTGAAGGAGTCGGCCATCATCGAGTTCGGCACGCTGCCGGGCGCGCACAACTTCCTGCGCGAGTGGGGGGACGAGTACAGCTTCTCCTCGTGGGCGCTGTCGTGGGGGGCGGAGGAGTCGCGGCACTCGCTGGTGCAGTGCCGCTACCTGGAGGCGCTGGGCATCTCCGTGCCGGCCAAGCACGCCATGTACAAGCGTGAGCCGTACCCCATGGGCCAGGACAAGGCCGGCACGCTGATGATGAACATCATCTCCGAGGCGCGCGCGGCCGAGTACTACAAGACGCTGGCCGCCCAGACGCGCGAGCCGGTGCTGCGCAACATCTGGACGGTGCTGGGCCGGGACGAGGGCCGCCACGCGCGCGCCTTCCTCGTCTTCTGCAAGGAGCTGTGCGCGCTCAACCGCGAGCACCTGCAGGCCGCGCTGAAGATGGCCTACGTCTGGCTGGCGGACCGCAGCGATGGTGTGAAGCACCCGGCGGGGCACTTCTATCCGCACTCCACGTCGGCCACGGGCCTGAAGCAGGTGGAGAAGCAGAACGAGGGCGTGACGGACCGCGCGGACGCACGCGTCTTCGCCATGCTGCGCGGCCTCACCAACGACGAGGGCCTGCGCACGGTCCGGGACTTGAAGCGCACGCTGCGGGAGATGGCCTGA
- a CDS encoding alpha/beta hydrolase — translation MNLYTLLKKPFFSRYQKPWSWPAEAEAERGSWRRVDLDNGRGGTLVGLFGESSSGPARATVVCAHPMGVEAKGFYLKHGHARMLRESGFNVLLFDFNGFGESPDADLLYPADVLAAAKGAAALAPGLPVMGLGASFGAAWLVCALGQQGHGMTAAVMECPFTTLDEYWVRYKVAFAVLKASNVLMPRLLAKLRPVARVRDVADVKAVLFIYGGQDSVTPSSMGERLLAACPLPREQCSMWVIPEAKHTRALTAAPQAYRERVVGLFESALAQAAPRAQQARG, via the coding sequence ATGAACCTCTACACCCTGCTCAAGAAGCCCTTCTTCAGCCGCTACCAGAAGCCGTGGAGCTGGCCCGCGGAGGCGGAAGCGGAGCGGGGAAGCTGGCGGCGCGTGGACCTGGACAACGGCCGGGGCGGGACGCTGGTGGGCCTCTTCGGTGAGTCCTCCTCCGGTCCCGCGCGGGCCACGGTGGTGTGCGCGCACCCGATGGGCGTGGAGGCCAAGGGCTTCTACCTGAAGCACGGCCACGCGCGGATGCTGCGCGAGAGCGGCTTCAACGTGCTGCTGTTCGACTTCAATGGCTTCGGCGAGAGCCCGGACGCGGACCTGCTCTATCCGGCGGACGTGCTCGCGGCCGCGAAGGGCGCGGCGGCGCTGGCACCGGGGCTGCCCGTCATGGGGCTGGGCGCTTCCTTCGGCGCGGCGTGGCTGGTGTGCGCGCTGGGACAGCAGGGCCACGGCATGACGGCAGCGGTGATGGAGTGCCCCTTCACCACGCTGGACGAGTACTGGGTCCGCTACAAGGTGGCCTTCGCGGTGCTGAAGGCGAGCAACGTGCTCATGCCCAGGCTGCTCGCGAAGCTGCGCCCGGTGGCGCGCGTGCGCGACGTGGCGGACGTGAAGGCCGTGCTCTTCATCTATGGCGGACAGGACTCCGTCACCCCGTCCTCCATGGGCGAGCGCCTGCTGGCCGCGTGCCCGCTGCCCCGCGAGCAGTGCTCGATGTGGGTGATTCCGGAGGCCAAGCACACGCGCGCGCTGACGGCCGCGCCCCAGGCCTACCGCGAGCGCGTGGTGGGGCTGTTCGAGTCCGCGCTCGCGCAGGCAGCGCCCCGCGCACAGCAGGCTCGCGGCTGA
- a CDS encoding RidA family protein yields the protein MTSTKHQPIVSPTLPKPAGPYSPGMQLDRLLFISGQAATDPATGKQAEGIEAQTEQVLRNLERILVAGGSSLQHVLRCGVFLTDMAEFPRMNAVYERVFGGHRPARTTVQVSALPNEGLRVEIDCIAYVP from the coding sequence ATGACGTCGACGAAGCACCAGCCCATCGTCTCCCCCACCCTGCCCAAGCCCGCGGGGCCGTACTCGCCCGGCATGCAGCTGGACAGGCTGCTCTTCATCTCCGGCCAGGCCGCCACGGACCCGGCCACGGGGAAGCAGGCGGAGGGAATCGAGGCGCAGACGGAGCAGGTGCTGCGCAACCTGGAGCGCATCCTCGTGGCCGGCGGCTCCAGCCTGCAGCACGTGCTGCGCTGCGGCGTCTTCCTCACGGACATGGCGGAGTTCCCGCGGATGAACGCCGTCTACGAGCGCGTCTTCGGCGGCCACCGGCCCGCGCGCACCACCGTGCAGGTCTCCGCCCTCCCAAACGAGGGCCTGCGCGTGGAAATCGACTGCATCGCGTACGTGCCGTGA
- the popC gene encoding subtilisin-like protease PopC: MKSYLLVPKESIESQARVGPRGTEQGERVLPRTTALRFSTANNAPDALTALGLRSATLPGVRPAVSVEEPRKRRRKGAKARAGTRGADSSTMPMPGATVSEQTGAEPGSYRFMPLIGATMAHFYEEATEKEARSRLESEFEFIPDVVPLSFPGPVSAGNTGPRNRGMSSLAQREWPDECGVPLAHAQGIRGAGVMLGILDTGVDADHPEHAARVIQFRYVSLFPNSPHNPARDIRGFDPDGHGTHVCGIAAGVHHGVAPEVDLYVASVIESETIRTSLGRVAAGMEWLLHQFSRPENSMRPAVVNLSLGFPLAPPPGISEADYRLNLRALQTMIRRLLDSNVLPVVAAGNNGPDAVGYPAAFPESLAVGAVDFERNVATFSASGVVEKRVVPDVMGYGVNVYSSTERRCNNQAFYERMSGTSMAAPYVAGIAALYRCRAPDLTATEVRDLILANAVKLPRSGTHRTGKGLAVFR; this comes from the coding sequence ATGAAGTCCTACCTGTTGGTTCCAAAGGAGTCCATCGAGTCGCAGGCGCGCGTGGGGCCTCGCGGCACGGAGCAGGGAGAGCGCGTGCTGCCGCGCACGACGGCGCTGCGCTTCTCCACGGCGAACAATGCGCCGGACGCGCTGACCGCGCTCGGCCTGCGCTCGGCCACGCTGCCCGGCGTGCGTCCCGCGGTGAGCGTAGAGGAGCCGCGCAAGCGCCGCCGCAAGGGCGCGAAGGCCAGGGCCGGCACGCGCGGCGCGGACTCGTCCACGATGCCCATGCCGGGCGCCACCGTCTCCGAGCAGACCGGCGCCGAGCCGGGCAGCTACCGCTTCATGCCCCTCATCGGCGCCACCATGGCCCACTTCTACGAGGAGGCCACGGAGAAGGAGGCCCGCAGCCGGCTGGAGAGCGAGTTCGAGTTCATCCCCGACGTGGTGCCCCTGTCCTTCCCCGGCCCGGTGTCCGCCGGAAATACGGGGCCGCGCAACCGCGGCATGTCCTCCCTCGCGCAGCGCGAGTGGCCGGACGAGTGCGGCGTCCCCCTGGCCCACGCCCAGGGCATCCGCGGCGCCGGCGTCATGCTCGGCATCCTCGACACCGGTGTGGACGCCGACCACCCGGAGCATGCTGCGCGTGTCATCCAGTTCCGTTACGTGTCGCTGTTCCCCAACTCGCCGCACAACCCCGCTCGTGACATCCGCGGCTTCGACCCGGACGGCCACGGCACGCACGTGTGCGGCATCGCCGCGGGCGTTCACCACGGCGTCGCCCCGGAGGTGGACCTCTACGTCGCCTCCGTCATCGAATCGGAGACCATCCGCACCAGCCTCGGCCGCGTGGCCGCCGGCATGGAGTGGCTGCTGCATCAATTCAGCCGCCCTGAAAACTCCATGCGCCCGGCGGTCGTGAATCTGTCGCTCGGCTTCCCGCTGGCGCCGCCGCCCGGCATCTCCGAGGCCGACTACCGCCTCAACCTGCGCGCGCTGCAGACCATGATTCGTCGCCTGCTCGACAGCAACGTCCTGCCTGTTGTCGCGGCAGGCAACAATGGACCCGATGCGGTTGGTTATCCAGCCGCCTTTCCGGAGTCCCTGGCCGTTGGCGCGGTCGACTTCGAGCGCAATGTGGCCACATTCTCCGCCAGCGGTGTGGTGGAGAAGCGCGTCGTCCCTGATGTCATGGGTTACGGAGTGAACGTGTATTCGTCCACGGAGCGGCGCTGCAACAACCAGGCGTTCTACGAGCGAATGAGTGGCACCAGCATGGCGGCGCCTTATGTAGCGGGTATTGCAGCACTGTACCGCTGCCGTGCCCCTGACTTGACGGCGACGGAGGTGAGGGATTTGATCCTCGCCAATGCCGTCAAGCTCCCTCGCTCGGGGACACACCGGACGGGTAAGGGCCTGGCAGTGTTCAGGTGA
- a CDS encoding prolipoprotein diacylglyceryl transferase: protein MIPYWQAPSLKLGPLTIEPFGVFVALGIILAARLLVRNAEKQGLDPTPLADYAPWGVGIGILVGHWVHLFFYHPEELSKSPFQILKVWDGLSSFGGLLGGIIAAVFFFRARKLRFNDYADVFALGVVPGWAVARLGCFAVHDHPGVRTDFFLAVAFPDGPRHDLGLYDAAVLFLFTGLLYALRNAGALKGKLLPLTAVLYAVSRFLFDFLRATDRAYVDARYFGLTPAQYGCIALIAYGVWGLLRRSPGGAAAPPSPSGTMRAAR, encoded by the coding sequence GTGATTCCCTACTGGCAAGCCCCCTCGCTCAAGCTGGGGCCCCTCACCATCGAGCCCTTCGGCGTCTTCGTCGCGCTGGGCATCATCCTGGCCGCTCGCCTGCTCGTCCGGAATGCAGAGAAGCAGGGGTTGGACCCGACGCCGCTCGCCGACTACGCGCCGTGGGGCGTGGGCATCGGCATCCTCGTGGGCCACTGGGTGCACCTGTTCTTCTACCACCCGGAGGAGCTGTCCAAGAGCCCGTTCCAGATACTCAAGGTCTGGGATGGGCTGTCGTCCTTCGGCGGACTGCTGGGCGGCATCATCGCCGCGGTGTTCTTCTTCCGGGCGCGCAAGCTGCGCTTCAACGACTACGCGGACGTGTTCGCGCTGGGCGTCGTGCCGGGCTGGGCGGTGGCCCGCCTGGGCTGCTTCGCGGTGCATGACCACCCGGGCGTGCGCACCGACTTCTTCCTCGCCGTCGCGTTCCCGGATGGTCCGCGGCACGACCTGGGCCTGTACGACGCCGCGGTCCTCTTCCTGTTCACCGGCCTGCTGTATGCCCTGCGCAACGCGGGCGCGCTGAAGGGCAAGCTGCTGCCGCTGACGGCCGTGCTGTACGCGGTGTCCCGCTTCCTCTTCGACTTCCTGCGCGCCACGGACCGGGCCTACGTCGACGCGCGCTACTTCGGGCTCACGCCCGCGCAGTACGGCTGCATCGCGCTGATTGCCTATGGCGTGTGGGGCCTGCTGCGGCGCTCGCCCGGCGGGGCCGCGGCGCCGCCGTCACCCTCGGGGACAATGCGCGCGGCGCGGTAG
- a CDS encoding class I SAM-dependent methyltransferase, which produces MKALAYDAVMTPLGWLGLTAARRKLVRGLAGRVLEVGTGTGLALPGYPDTVTSVTAIDVDAEALERARRRRPDVELLHASVEQLPFPAASFDAVVSSLVFCSVDAPATALAEVFRVLRPGGELRMLEHVRAPSSGLAAAQDLLTPAWQRVTGGCRLNRDTFFLVQQAGFEVVRRVQRLQGMSELIMARRPQAGAGRRASGA; this is translated from the coding sequence ATGAAGGCGCTGGCATATGACGCGGTGATGACGCCGCTCGGGTGGCTGGGGCTCACCGCCGCCCGGAGGAAGCTGGTGCGCGGGCTGGCCGGCCGTGTGCTGGAGGTGGGCACCGGCACGGGCCTGGCGCTGCCGGGCTACCCGGACACCGTGACGTCCGTCACCGCCATCGACGTGGACGCGGAGGCGCTCGAGCGGGCCCGGAGGCGGCGTCCCGACGTCGAGCTGCTGCACGCCAGCGTGGAGCAACTGCCGTTTCCCGCCGCGTCGTTCGACGCCGTGGTGTCCAGCCTCGTCTTCTGCAGCGTGGATGCTCCGGCGACGGCGCTGGCCGAGGTGTTCCGCGTGCTGCGCCCCGGGGGCGAGCTGCGCATGCTGGAGCACGTGCGCGCGCCGTCCTCCGGGCTGGCCGCCGCGCAGGACCTGCTCACGCCCGCGTGGCAGCGGGTGACGGGCGGGTGCCGCCTCAACCGGGACACGTTCTTCCTCGTCCAGCAGGCCGGGTTCGAGGTGGTGCGGCGCGTCCAGCGGCTGCAGGGCATGAGCGAGCTCATCATGGCCCGACGGCCGCAGGCGGGCGCAGGCCGGAGAGCTTCCGGGGCGTGA
- a CDS encoding sigma-70 family RNA polymerase sigma factor: MERQGGQGQGAVAEAARAHERFLWGLCYRMTGVAADADDLVQETFTRALASPPARTEELRPWLTRVAVNLARDHLRRRRREGYVGTWLPSPLETADAQAPSDLDTPPGVEARLPGGGSTEGRYELLESVSFAFLLALEALVPKQRAVLLLRDVFDYSVREVAEALEMTEANVKVVHHRARAAMAEYDRARRIPTRALQERTRVALETFMGALLSGDVATAEALLSSDVRALTDGGGEVRAALHPVLGAQRVLNFLFRLAELRGPPTAFEVQMLNGLPALVADFAAAKDPKLATRAVVRVDLGADGRIAELYSVLTPRKLSGLRPPAAVGP, translated from the coding sequence ATGGAGCGCCAGGGCGGACAGGGGCAGGGGGCGGTCGCGGAGGCGGCGCGAGCGCACGAGCGCTTCCTCTGGGGGCTCTGCTACCGGATGACGGGCGTGGCGGCGGACGCGGACGACCTGGTGCAGGAGACCTTCACCCGGGCGCTGGCGTCACCCCCGGCCCGCACGGAGGAGCTGCGCCCCTGGCTGACGCGGGTGGCGGTGAACCTGGCCCGGGACCACCTGCGCCGCCGCCGGCGCGAGGGCTACGTGGGCACCTGGCTGCCCTCCCCGCTGGAGACGGCGGACGCCCAGGCGCCCTCGGACCTGGACACCCCTCCGGGCGTGGAGGCGAGGCTGCCGGGAGGCGGCTCGACGGAGGGACGCTACGAGCTGCTGGAGAGCGTCTCCTTCGCGTTCCTCCTCGCGCTGGAGGCCCTGGTGCCCAAGCAGCGCGCGGTGCTGCTGCTGCGCGACGTGTTCGACTACTCGGTGCGCGAGGTGGCCGAGGCCCTCGAGATGACCGAGGCCAACGTGAAGGTGGTGCACCACCGGGCTCGCGCGGCCATGGCCGAGTACGACCGCGCGCGCCGCATCCCCACCCGGGCGCTCCAGGAGCGCACCCGCGTCGCCCTGGAGACCTTCATGGGCGCCCTGCTGTCGGGCGACGTGGCGACGGCCGAGGCCCTGCTGTCCAGCGACGTGCGCGCGCTGACGGACGGGGGCGGCGAGGTCCGCGCGGCGCTCCATCCCGTCCTCGGCGCGCAGCGTGTCCTCAACTTCCTGTTCCGGCTGGCGGAGCTGCGCGGCCCTCCGACGGCCTTCGAGGTCCAGATGCTCAACGGGCTGCCGGCGCTGGTGGCGGACTTCGCGGCCGCGAAGGACCCGAAGCTCGCCACGCGCGCGGTGGTCCGCGTGGACCTGGGCGCGGACGGGCGCATCGCCGAGCTCTACTCGGTGCTCACGCCCCGGAAGCTCTCCGGCCTGCGCCCGCCTGCGGCCGTCGGGCCATGA